ATGTCGGGTAGCGAGGTCGACACCACCAACAACCGGATGGAGATGACGGCTGTCATCCGCGGGCTCAACGCCCTGATCGAGCCATGCTCGGTCGATCTCTATTCTGACAGCAAATACGTGATCGACGGCATCACCAAGTGGGTCGAAGGCTGGAAGAAGCGTGGCTGGGTCAACGCCAGCAAGAAGCCGGTCAAGAATGCCGATCTATGGCACGAATTGATCGACGCCGTGGGACGTCACGACGTCACCTGGCACTGGGTCAGGGGACACAATGGCCATCCCGAAAACGAGCGGGTCGACCAACTTGCTAGTGAGGCAGCGGAGAGGATCGGCGCGGCGAAGTAGCCGCAGCGCCGATCCTTCACTCGACTTTACTCTTCGACCGTTTCGGCGCCCGGGCCGTTTTTCTGGACGGAGGCAATGGCGTTCTTGGCGCTGGCCTTGGACTTGTAGCCCTCGGTCCAGAAGATCGGTTCCTTGTTGTACATGAAGTAAGCGACGTATTCGCCCTTCTTGTTCTGCTTGATCTTGAAGTGGTGCGCCATTCAGTCCTCCCTTTGTGGTGGCCTCTTGAGTTTGGATTTCGCCGGGCCAACCTAACCGGCAAAAGTCAAAAATCTAGCGGAACCGACCGGGCGCGTATTTTTGCGCGTCGATTTTACATGTCATCGCGTCGCGATCCCGCTCCAGCAGGAGCTGCGCGGCGAGCCGTGCAGCCGCGGGAGCGGTCTGGATTCCGTACCCGCCCTGGCCGGCGAACCAGAAGAACCCCGGTTCGTCTGGATCGCGCCCATACACCGGCAACCGATCGGGCGCGAAGCTGCGCAGCCCTGCCCATTTCCGTTCTACCGCCTGGACCTGCCAGCCGGCCACGCCCTCCAGCCGATCGATCGCGATCGCAATATCGAGCTCTTCCGGGGCCGCATCGACCGGATCGGTCGGCGTTTCGTCGTGCGGGCTGAGCCACAGCCTGCCGCTCTCCGGCTTGAAATAGAAGGTGCCCGAGATGTCGAGGCATAGAGGCAGGTCGTCGCTGGTTGCCGGATCCACCCTCAACTGAGCCACGGTCCGGCGGTAGGGCTGTATGCCGATCGGCACCACGCCTGCCATGGTGGCGATGGTATCGGCCCAGGCCCCCGCTGCATTGACCATGGTCCCCGCGCGCACTTCGCGACCGTCCGCCAGGCGCAACGCCCAGTCGCCTCCCGGCTCGATTGCCGCGACCCGTGCACGGCAAACCAGCTCCGCGCCGCCTCTCTTGGCCAGCGACAGGTAATGCGCATGAAGCGCAGCAACATCGATATCGGCGCAGCCCGGTTCCCAGATCGCGCGGTCCCAGG
This region of Altererythrobacter sp. CAU 1644 genomic DNA includes:
- the rnhA gene encoding ribonuclease HI; amino-acid sequence: MKQVEIFTDGACKGNPGPGGWGVLLRMGRHEKEMSGSEVDTTNNRMEMTAVIRGLNALIEPCSVDLYSDSKYVIDGITKWVEGWKKRGWVNASKKPVKNADLWHELIDAVGRHDVTWHWVRGHNGHPENERVDQLASEAAERIGAAK
- a CDS encoding YegP family protein, giving the protein MAHHFKIKQNKKGEYVAYFMYNKEPIFWTEGYKSKASAKNAIASVQKNGPGAETVEE
- a CDS encoding NAD(P)/FAD-dependent oxidoreductase, with amino-acid sequence MNPRYDIAVIGAGIAGASIAAEIGDAASVVVLEAEDVPGYHSTGRSAAFWEECYGGPDLVPLTLASGDYLREQGFLSQRGALYLGREVDDSLLADFERRFAGTGAHFERIGRDRLEQIVPGLLPAWDRAIWEPGCADIDVAALHAHYLSLAKRGGAELVCRARVAAIEPGGDWALRLADGREVRAGTMVNAAGAWADTIATMAGVVPIGIQPYRRTVAQLRVDPATSDDLPLCLDISGTFYFKPESGRLWLSPHDETPTDPVDAAPEELDIAIAIDRLEGVAGWQVQAVERKWAGLRSFAPDRLPVYGRDPDEPGFFWFAGQGGYGIQTAPAAARLAAQLLLERDRDAMTCKIDAQKYAPGRFR